One stretch of Lentisphaerota bacterium DNA includes these proteins:
- a CDS encoding type II toxin-antitoxin system VapC family toxin, which translates to MDIVIDTSALLAVIVGEPERDRIVGLTAGHTLLGPGAIPWEVGNAFSAMLKRRRLTLAEAQEGLRIFHTVPLRYVKVDMANVLSLAHQAGLYAYDAYFLDCAFRHAAPLLTLDQGLKQAAKNIGIRLLEV; encoded by the coding sequence ATGGACATTGTCATCGACACATCAGCCTTGCTGGCCGTCATTGTCGGCGAGCCAGAGCGCGACCGCATCGTCGGACTCACTGCTGGCCACACCCTTCTCGGTCCGGGAGCCATTCCGTGGGAAGTGGGGAATGCGTTCTCCGCAATGCTCAAGCGCCGCCGACTGACCTTGGCTGAAGCCCAGGAGGGGTTGCGGATATTTCACACGGTTCCCTTGCGCTACGTGAAGGTGGACATGGCCAATGTGCTCTCGCTGGCCCACCAAGCGGGATTGTATGCATACGACGCCTACTTCCTCGATTGCGCCTTTCGCCATGCGGCACCGCTGCTGACGCTGGATCAGGGGCTCAAACAAGCAGCCAAGAACATCGGTATCAGACTCCTGGAGGTGTGA
- a CDS encoding type II toxin-antitoxin system Phd/YefM family antitoxin has product MQVYTYSEARQKLASVLDKAESTGSVIIQRRDGRSFTLVPQKSPVSPLDVPSVGARISTEELVDLVREERGRTRGWKARR; this is encoded by the coding sequence ATGCAAGTTTATACGTACTCAGAAGCAAGACAGAAGCTGGCCAGCGTTCTCGACAAAGCGGAGTCGACGGGCAGCGTCATCATCCAGCGGCGGGACGGCAGGAGCTTCACCTTGGTTCCCCAGAAGTCGCCGGTCTCCCCTTTGGATGTTCCGTCGGTCGGAGCTCGGATCTCGACAGAGGAACTGGTGGATCTGGTGCGGGAAGAGAGAGGCCGAACAAGAGGGTGGAAGGCGCGTCGCTAG